The Methanomassiliicoccales archaeon genomic sequence AGATGAAGGGGGGTACGCCCTCCAGCAGGTAATCCCCCAACGTCTGAAGGCAGACGATAGGAACGGCGAACCGGGAATAGACGATGCCGTCCTCGATGATGCCAGAGCCGGAGCGCTCCCCCACCATGAGCGGAGAGGCCTGCAGGGCCTCGGCCAAGGTCTTCATCTCCTCCGCGTTCTCTTTGGAGAAGGCGTCCACATTGGAAAGGATCTTGATCACTAGCAGCGTCTTGTCGCGCCGGGCGACCACGTCAAAGCTGATGCTGCGCATGTTGAGAGGCTTGGACACGTAGAAGCCCGCACGTGCAAGGGTCTCTCTCACCCCGGCGATCAGCTCTTCCCTGGGCACATTCCTTTAGCAGGTTGTGCTTCTATATAATCGTTACCGTGAGCGGTTTCGCTTGGGTGGGGGCCAGTGAAAATCGAAGAGGGGGGTTACGCTCCCCTTGTAACTTCACTCCACCTTGATCGCTTTGCTCCTTTTCTTTGGCGCCACGCGGGTCAGGACGACCTCGAGCACGCCGTTCTTGTAGTTGGCCTTGGCGCTGTCCCGCCGGATGTCGCAAGGAAGGTCCAGGTGCTTGCTGAACGGCTTGTCCGGGTTCTCCACCCCGATGTCCAGGGCACGGTCGCTGGCATTCACCTTGATCTCCTTCTTCTCCACCCCGGGCAGCTCCACGATGACCCGCACCTTGTCCTCCGACTCGATGATGTCCGTGAGCGGTTCGCGCAATAGTTCCTTGCCCTCACCTTCCTTTCTAGATCCTAGGGCGTTGCCGAACTCCTGGATGACCGGGGCGCCATCATTCCCCACGCGCATGGAGAACCCATAGACGAGGGGGCTCTGCTCTGCGTCTAGCTCACCTCGCATGAACCCCTCCAGTATCTGGTCCAGCCGACCGCGCATATCCTCGAAGTCGCCGTCGAACTCTCCGAAGAAGTCGTCCCACTCGTTCCGCTTTCTCCGCTCTTCCTCAGCCATCCGATCACCTCACGTATTCGAAGTCCTTGACGATCTTCTCGTACTTGCTCAGATCCGTGCGGGCCACGGGCTTCACCTTGGCCAGGGCTTCGTTGAAGCTCTGCATGCCGATCTTCTCCTTCTTTAAAGCCTCCGGCTTGAGCTCCTTGTTCTTGGATACTAGTCTGCGGATAGCCAGCATGGTGGCCTCGTTGACCATGGCTGCCAGGTCCGCACCAGTGTATCCATTCGTGCGCCGGGCGAGGTCATCCAGGTCCACGTCAGGCGCCAGGGGCTTGTTCTTGGCGTGCACCTTCAGTATCTGCTTCCTCGCCTCCAGGTCCGGTGCGCCTATCTTCACCAGGCGGTCGAAGCGGCCCGGCCTGAGCAAGGCGGGATCCAGCATGTCCGGACGGTTGGTGGCCGCGATCACCACCACGTTGTGGAGCGACTCCAGGCCATCCATCTCCATCAGCAGCTGAGAGATCACCCTCTCCGTCACATGCGAATCGCCATCTCCGCCTCGAGTGGGAGCTATGGAATCGATCTCGTCCATGAAGACGATGCAAGGCGACGCCTGCCTGGCCTTGCGGAAGGTCTCGCGGACGGCCTTCTCGCTCTCGCCCACCCATTTGGACAGGAACTCCGGTCCTTTGACGTTGATGAAATTGGCCTCGCTCTCCGCGGCCACGGCCTTGGCCAGCATGGTCTTGCCCGTGCCTGGTGGACCGTAGAGCAGGATGCCCTTGGGCGGGGTGGCGTTCATGTACTCGAATACCGGACCATAGCGCAGGGGCCATTCCACCGCCTCGCGCAGCTCGCGCTTGGCATCCTCCAGTCCACCGATGTCCTCCCAGTGCAGGTTAGGCCTCTCGATGAGCACCTCGCGCAGGGCGGAGGGTTGCAGCTCTCTCAGGGCGGCGAAGAAGTCGTCTCGGGTGACGGTGATCCGGTTCAGAACCTCCACGGGGATCGACTCCGCTTCCAGGTCCAGGTCCGGCAGGATGCGGCGCAGGGAATGCATGGCCGCCTCCTTGCACAGGGCGGAGAGGTCCGCGCCAGCATACCCATGCGTTAGATCGGCCAACCTATCCTGGTCCACCTCCTCGGACAGGGGCATGCCCCGGGTGTGGATCTGCAGGATCTCCAGCCGGCCATCGCGATTGGGGATATTAATCTCGATCTCCCGGTCGAAGCGGCCCGGTCTTCTTATGGCCGGGTCTAGGGCGTTGGGTCGGTTGGTGGCCCCGATGACCACCACCTTTCCTCGCGCCTCCAATCCATCCATCAAGGCCAGGAGCTGCGCCACCACTCTTCTCTCCGTTTCGCCAGTGACCTCGTCCCGCTTGGGCGCGATGGAATCTATCTCGTCTATGAAGATGATGGTCGGAGCGTTCTCCT encodes the following:
- a CDS encoding CDC48 family AAA ATPase; the encoded protein is MDSSEKVLKVVEAKPKDAGRGIARVDPAIMDILGLTPGDVVQIEGKKRTVAIVWPGYPEDANRGLIRIDGTIRRNAETGIDEKVAIRKVVVKEAQKISFAPTEQLRIMGGEEYLSQSLEGRVVTRGDIIEINVMGRRIDLVVISYTPTVDAVLVHRTTKVKISDKPVKEGASHIPRVTYEDIGGLGDEVKRVREMIELPLKHPELFERLGVEAPKGVLLHGPPGTGKTLLAKAVAGETSANFVSIGGPEIMSKFYGESEERLREIFKQAEENAPTIIFIDEIDSIAPKRDEVTGETERRVVAQLLALMDGLEARGKVVVIGATNRPNALDPAIRRPGRFDREIEINIPNRDGRLEILQIHTRGMPLSEEVDQDRLADLTHGYAGADLSALCKEAAMHSLRRILPDLDLEAESIPVEVLNRITVTRDDFFAALRELQPSALREVLIERPNLHWEDIGGLEDAKRELREAVEWPLRYGPVFEYMNATPPKGILLYGPPGTGKTMLAKAVAAESEANFINVKGPEFLSKWVGESEKAVRETFRKARQASPCIVFMDEIDSIAPTRGGDGDSHVTERVISQLLMEMDGLESLHNVVVIAATNRPDMLDPALLRPGRFDRLVKIGAPDLEARKQILKVHAKNKPLAPDVDLDDLARRTNGYTGADLAAMVNEATMLAIRRLVSKNKELKPEALKKEKIGMQSFNEALAKVKPVARTDLSKYEKIVKDFEYVR
- a CDS encoding Hsp20/alpha crystallin family protein, which codes for MAEEERRKRNEWDDFFGEFDGDFEDMRGRLDQILEGFMRGELDAEQSPLVYGFSMRVGNDGAPVIQEFGNALGSRKEGEGKELLREPLTDIIESEDKVRVIVELPGVEKKEIKVNASDRALDIGVENPDKPFSKHLDLPCDIRRDSAKANYKNGVLEVVLTRVAPKKRSKAIKVE